One Defluviimonas aquaemixtae DNA segment encodes these proteins:
- a CDS encoding 3'(2'),5'-bisphosphate nucleotidase CysQ, with the protein MPESDLDLLIDAAREAGRIARRYFRRDPGIWHKPGDAGPVTEADIAVNDMLKAELCTARPDYGWLSEETPDDAARLDASRAFIVDPIDGTRAFIDGDTSFAHSLAIASGGAVTAAVVYLPMKDALYAASAEGPSTLNGQPIRASGRSVAEGATLLATKPNLSSEHWRGGAPPPFERKFRASIAWRLCLVAEGRFDAMLTLRPTWEWDVAAGDLIARRAGARVTNRLGNAIRYNAPDPKAAGVIAAPGPLWQSLRNGLAE; encoded by the coding sequence TTGCCGGAGAGTGATCTCGATCTTCTGATCGATGCCGCGCGAGAGGCCGGCCGCATCGCGCGCCGCTACTTCCGCCGCGATCCCGGCATCTGGCACAAACCGGGCGACGCAGGTCCGGTGACCGAAGCGGACATCGCCGTTAACGACATGCTGAAGGCCGAACTGTGCACCGCCCGGCCGGACTACGGCTGGCTAAGCGAGGAGACGCCGGACGACGCCGCGAGACTTGACGCCTCGCGGGCATTCATCGTCGATCCGATAGACGGCACGCGCGCCTTCATCGACGGCGACACGAGTTTCGCCCATTCGCTGGCGATCGCTAGTGGCGGGGCGGTGACCGCCGCCGTCGTCTACCTGCCGATGAAGGACGCGCTCTATGCCGCCTCCGCAGAGGGGCCGTCAACTCTGAACGGGCAGCCCATCCGCGCCTCGGGCAGAAGCGTGGCCGAAGGCGCTACGCTATTGGCAACAAAGCCAAATCTCTCATCTGAACACTGGCGCGGGGGCGCGCCACCGCCTTTCGAGCGAAAGTTCCGCGCCTCGATCGCCTGGCGGCTGTGCCTTGTGGCCGAGGGGCGCTTCGACGCGATGCTGACGCTCCGGCCCACCTGGGAATGGGACGTCGCGGCAGGCGACCTGATCGCCCGCCGCGCGGGGGCAAGGGTGACGAACCGGCTGGGCAACGCGATCCGTTACAACGCCCCCGACCCGAAGGCGGCGGGCGTGATCGCCGCGCCCGGGCCGCTTTGGCAGAGTCTCCGGAACGGCCTGGCGGAGTAG